The following DNA comes from Marinilactibacillus sp. Marseille-P9653.
GCGATGACCGATGGTTCTTCGATTGCCATCGGCACAAGAACCTCTTCGTCATCGATTACAAAATTAGTTGAAACTCCTAAAGGAAGAGAGTAATTTCCAATATAGTTTTCAATCATATGCTCGCCAACTGAGGGATCTAAATCCAGACCTTCTTCAGTTAATAGAGTGGCTTCCTCTAAAGAAATCACACCTGCCTCTTTAAGTGCCACAACTTTTTCTTCATGTATTTTTTTATAGAATTTCGTTAACTTGCTCGTATCCATCTGGTTCTGTCCCTTCTGAATTTCGTTACTCTCATTATGAGGTACAAAGCAGAAAAAGAAAAGGATTGAATCTTTTTAACTTAAGTGAATCTTTACAAGCATCATAAAAAGAAGTATACTAATAAAGTACGAAAAAAAGGTTCCTTAGCTCAGTTGGGAGAGCACTACCTCGACAAGGTAGGGGTCACTGGTTCGAGCCCAGTAGGGACCACTAGATATAACAGCATTTGTAAGAGTCCTTTGTTTAAAAAGTACCTCGCGGGTACGACATAGGGTACGATTTATTTTTTCGTCAAAAAATCAGAAAAAGAATTCGCCGATTGTTTATGAGAGGTATCTTGAACATGGGTGTACACGTCCAAAGTCATACGGACATCAGCGTGCCCCAATCTCTCTTGAACAATTCGCGGATTTTTTTCAATTTGAGATAAGAGAGTGGCATGGGTATGTCGCAAATCATGAAACCTGATTTTCTTTACCCCGGATTTTTTACATATAGTTTCCATTGCTCGACGAACATTACGATGCATCATATAGCTCCCAACTTTAGATGCACACACAATTTCTGTATCTATTGTCTGAGAAACTTTGTGCTCTTTTAATATATTTATCTGACTTTTTGACAGGTAAATATATCGCTCTGAAGCTTTTGTTTTTAAAGACGTTCTTTTTCCTGTCCGTCGATCTAATCCTTCGGTAAGGTCAATATATTTTTCGTGAAAATTAATATCTGACCAATGAAGGCCAAGAATTTCTCCTAATCGCATCCCAGTATTTATAGCTAACCAAAAGACTATATATGAATGGTAGCCTTCTGCTTGGTTAAGAAATTTCGTGATTTCCTTTTTAGTCCAAGTATCAAAGCGCTTATACTTAATCTTAGGTTTATCTACTCTATCCATAGGATTAAATTTCATAAACTCCCATGATTGAGCTTGTTTGAACACTTTATTCATAATCAGACACATACGCACGACATAACTATTGGCATATGTTTTTTCTTTTGTAGCAAGCCATTTTTGTATCTCAATTGGCTTAATTGAAGTAATTTTTCTTGAGCCAAAAGTAGGCGCAATATGTTTTTGATATAAAGACCATTCATTATACAAATTTGTTTCATTCATATTTCTGGGAGCAATTAGAGAAAAGTAATCCTCTGTTATCTCACTAAATAATTTAGATGTCTTCTTAACAAAGAGACCTTCGGACAGTTCCTTAGTCAAAACTGCCTCATCATATTTAGCTTGATTATTAAGCTTGTGCCAATCCCCCTTTATTCTATCTCCTAGATGGTAAACACTTGCTCTGTATCTTTTCTCTCCATTTTTTAATTTCTTCTGTTCAATTGCCATAATTGTTTCTCCTTTCAAGAATGAAAGAAGAACAACCTACATACTGTAAGTATATAAGCTGTTCTTTGTAATTTCAATGATGAGGCTGCTCTTTTATCCACTCTAACAAGAAAGATTGTGTCTCTTTGACAGGGAACAACCACTTCCTACCAATTTTCCTACGTATTTTTTCGAACCGAGAGTCATGGAAGAATGTTTTATCAATAAATCCTTTGCTCATACCAGTAATTTGTTGTAAGTCATTAAACGTATAAAAGACTTTTTCAGTACCAATTGCTTCTAGTTTTTTCTGAATTTGATCTTTAACATGATTTTCTATAATCCTGTCGTCAATTTTGATTTGGAGAAAGGGTTTTTCTTCTATAGACATAATATAATCTGTCCTTTCGTGGAATTATTTTAAGAAGGGAATATATAATGTGGGAGAGTAAAAACGTTGTAGTCAGAGTATCAATTTTCTATTTTATAAAAACCAGTATTTACTCGATAATTTTCCATGTACTATTCTTTATTAATAGAAAGTCGTATTGAGATAGCTGATTAGATTGTGTAATATCATCTTGATACCGTACTGTGACCGTAGCTCGAACATTTTCATCTTCTTGTACATAAACAGGATCAATTAATTCTAAGAATATATACTCTCTATCTATTGCGGGTAAAATATTGTCCTCAATATAGTAAGACAATTCGCTTTGACTCGCAGTTGGGTACAGGGTGAAGAAGGACGAGAGGAACTCGTCAATTTCTTCTCGTGTGTCAGAGTCGATCGAATTATCATTTTCTAAGGGAGTGGGTTGATATAGAGATTTTGAAGGAATAGTAGTGAGAGTTGGGTTATTAACAATCACTAGATCTCCTTGTTCATCGACATGCACTCTGATTTCAAAAGCGGTATGAATGGTTTCTTCTTCGTCCTCTTCTGTTTCTTCTGTAATTCGTTGTGTGACTGAAAACGTCACGTCAAAGTCATTATCTGTTTGTTGGTCAATTGACCAAATTTGAACATTTCGGATGGAGGAAGTAGTTGTGATGTCACTGTCTAACATAATACTATTAAGAGAAAGCAAGTCTTCCGGTAAATAGTTTTCCAATGCTTCCTGTCTTTCTTCCAACTCGTCTTCATTTCCATTCCATGCATAATACACTTTCACAAATTCACAGACGAAATTTTCAATACTGTTGGTATCTCTAAGTTCACGCTCCACTATTGTGTTTTCATGAATGGTATGGGTATCGATTGCTGTAAAATGCTTATAAATCGCAAAGGAAAAACTTATCCCTAATAAAATCCACAATGAAAGTACGAGTTTCTTTCTAGGATTGATAGTCAGTTGTTTTGCCTTTTTCTCTTTTACTTTTACTTTTTTATTTTTCTTATTCTTCTTAAAGAACATAATCATTTATCCCTTCTTCCGTGATTTAAGTTAGAGTCCGATATATGGAGCGGGGTCGACATGTTCCCCATTAAGCATAATTTTAAAATCTAAATGCACTCCTGTAGAGGTTCCTGTTGTTCCCATGGTGCCAATCCGTTGCCCTTGAGAAACGCTGTCACCAAATAGGAATCTTTCAGTTCTTTTTCGACCAATTCACAGTAAAGCCCACTTTCTAATTTCTTTTCTAAATGAAGTAGTTGGTCTTGGTATTTTCCTAAGATAATTTCTACTCGAATATGAATGAGTCCATCTTTTAATTTGTAGTAAAGTTTTGGAAAGTGCGTAATCTTTTCTTTGGTCTTTTGACTGCTTTTATCAAACAAGGTTTCTTTTTTCACTTGTTCAGACTCGTACCATTTGTTTTCCAGTAACATGCGAGCCAGTTTTTGACGATGATAGAGTTGTTTGACTCGGTCTCTTTGAAAATAAATAAACAGTAACGTAACGAGTAAACAAAAGAATAAAGCGATCCCCACAGAAAAGAGGAGAGAAGAAAGGTAGGGGGGGAGATTTCCTCTTTGTAGGGTTTCGGGGAGGGTTTTCCACTCGATTTGAGCCAACTCTCTGCCATGAAAGAGAAGTACAATCGTTAAAAAGAGTGGAAATAGAATGGATAAACTCGTGTTTAACACAAGGTGTTTATCTTTTGGCTTGATACGTTTTCCACGAGTAAAGAAATGGATCATGGCAGAGGTGCTCCTTTCAAGTGAGTAATGTTAGTCTTTCTTCGGTTGCGGTTTTGGTGGGGTATTGCCTTTATTTTTCTTCAAGACAAGATCATCGGCTTTTAAAAACCAATCGACCTCAGCGCCAAAGAACGTCGCATTCGCAACGGTATCCGCAACAGGATTGATTAATTCCACTTCTGTATTGTAATCAAATTCTTTTAAAGGGACATTGGCAGGAATACTGACTTGAATCATGCATCCCTGTCCTTTGGACTTTAGGTCATAAGTGCGTTCTTTAATTTTCTCGGATACCGTACCGTCGTCATTTTGAACCCGTACTTCACGGCGTAAGGCTGAAAATTTTAAGGTATCGAACGTGGCATCTTTATCTAATACAATTCCATTCGCAAGTCTCATATAAAAAATCTCCTTTATAGTTTTTTTGTTTTTAAGCTTTCACAATATCGTCTGCTTGTAGGATATAACGGGTAAACCCTCGTTCACCAATTTTATAGCCCTCTGCGGTAATACGTGGATTGATTAGCGCAACCCTTTCTTCGAATTCGTACAGTTTTTCCCCAGCTCGTGCAGGTAGAGTGACCGCAATATCATCGGCTCGTTGAACGGTTGAGTAGAGATTGTAAGTGCGGGAGAGAACGATCATTTCGCCATTCATTCTTCGCTGATTAATCTCGCCTTCCCCAGCAAATTCCAACTGTCCGAATGTTTTTTCCATATTGGGTACAACAAATTTTAGTTCCATATTTATTCCTCTTTTCTTTTTATTTGTGTATTGAGTTGTAGGGAGGAATGGACTTCATTTCCCCAAACATCCCATCCATCTGTTTGATTTCTGGCAAATAATTCTACTCGTGGTAAATCGCCCATCAGTTCCACGATTTTCTCTCTGGCTTCATCTGGTTTTTTACTGTGTTGTTCAAGGGGACTAATAATTAGCTGATGCACTTTGTTTGAAACTCGTTTAGGTTTGCCTTTGACTCCAAGCAAACAGATTTCAACATTTGATCGTGTCCAGTAACCGAGTCCAAAAAAGAAGGTCTTTTTTACTTTGTTTTGTTTCACCCAGACAAAAGCAACCGTTTTGTAAGAGAAGCCCCAAGCCTCCAGTACTTTGAGACCTTCTTTCAGCTTAGGAAAAGTTGTCCACAAAAAGCATGTCGCATGTTTATCTGAAATAGAGTGAATGTCTAAGTTACAGATGTCAGTAGTCGTCATAGTAGGATAATGGTTTTCAGCGACTCCTTTTCCTTTGTTTTGTCTGTATTTCCAAGGCGGATCAGCATAGATAATTGAGTAAGATATGAATGATCACTCCTATTATTGAAAGCAAACTTTTTATTTAGTCAATTTCGAAGTCGAGTATTTTCTTGATTAAACGTGTGGTGAGTAATCCATGTAATTCTTCATCTACCATCATCCGTTGGTTACCATATTCATCCGTCATTGGACGTAAGGAAAGTTTTGCGATATAGCCTTCATAATGTTTTAGGATTTGATGAATAGATTTTGAATCACCATCTGTTGCGGGAACAATAATCTCAAAGGAAATTTTAGGGTAAGTTTTCATTAGCGTTCTCCTCCATAAATTGTTTGATACTCTTTAATGCATCCTTTCGATTGCGATAGACGGTTGAACGATGGAGTTTTAGAATATCTGCGATTTGTTGGGTGTCTAGTTCTAAAAAGTAATAGAGTAAGAGAATTTCTCGTTTTTTGCTTGATAATTGTTTGAGTGCATTCGCTAATAAATCATTTTCTATATGGATAGGAAGTTGATTAATGGAAAAAGTATGATAGTCAGAAGGTTTATGGTCAGTTGTCGAAAATTGATTGATGAAGTGTTCATCAAACATGGAGAAAGTGGTTTCTTTCTTTGAAAGACGTCTTAGATACTTTCGATAATCCTTTTGTTCATCACGAATGGGTTGCTTACAGATATAATCGAATTCCTTTTCAATCCCTCTTTTAAAAGTGGAAGGTTTCATCACATTTCACCCCCTTCATACAATAGCCCGACACAAAAGAGTAAAATGTTGCATAATTTTCAAAAAGTTTTAAAACATAAAAAAACCTAATTGCAATCTTGCAATTAGGCAATACAAATATATTAAGAGTATTTATTAAAGAAGGAACTGTCTTTTTACTTAGTAAGGTTATATAGAGAAAAAAATAAAATTAACATCATTCCTCTCCTCCTGAAAAACATCACAAAAGTTTACAGTCGTAATCCTACTTAAAACATAGCATATAGGATTACGACTGTAAACAAATAGCCTAATAACATTTTCCAGAGAAAAGTACTTGACATTTTAAGATTACAACTGTAAACTTTAACTCAAATATACGATTACAAATGTAAACCAAATGAAGAGGTGTTCTTATGATAGGTTCGAATATTAGTCCATCGGAATGGGAAGTGATGCGTGTTGTTTGGGCGATGAAGGAGACTACAAGTAATGAAATTCATTCTGTATTGAGAAAAGAAATGGACTGGAAATTAGGAACAACAAAAACTGTTATTGGTAGATTAGTAAAAAAAGGCATGTTAAATACTGATTTACAAGGTAGACATTATATATACACTCCTGCTGTAACGGAAAAGGAAAGTGTAGAAAATGAAGGGAGAGCTTTACTTTCTCAAGTATGTAATAAAAAAGCTGGTAGTGTAATAGCAATGATGGTTGAAGATGCAGAAATTGGACAAGAAGATATTAAAGTAATTGAAGACATTTTATACACTAAAAGAAAACTTGCTCCGAAAGAGATCACTTGTGAGTGTATCAAGGGTCAGTGTTCATGCCATCACCCAGAAGAATATACTCTTCTGGAAAATGTTGAAGTTTCATTAAAATAATTTTTAGTCTTAAGTATTATAAATTTTCAATAAAAAACTAAAAGGAGATATTAAGATGAGTTCAAATGTATACCCTGTTGAGGGAATGACGTGTGCCACATGTGCATCCACGGTTGAAAGAACAGCTCAGAAGACAGTTGGAGTAATTTCTGCCAATGTAAACTTAGCTTCTGAAAAATTAAATATTAAGGCTGAGGAGGGCTTTGATCCCCAGCAGCTTAAGAAAGACGTTTATCTGTCTGGTTATACACTAGTTCTTCCTGAAATGGAGAAAAAAGTGTTTGCTTTAGAAGGAATGACGTGTGCAAGCTGTGCATCAACTATTGAGAAAACTGTTTATAAGATGGATGGCGTACAAGAAGTTAATGTTAATCTTGCGAGTGAAAAAATGACAGTTGGCTATAATCCTCTTGAAGTATCTGTTAGAGATATTGAGGCAGAAGTTTCTGATGCCGGATACCAAGCACGTCTCAAATCTGAGATACAAAATCCTGATCAAAGTAAACAAGATGATAATAAAGAGTCGAAGGAAGAACACTATAAAAGAATATTTTGGATAGAACTTATTTTTATGATCCCCCTAATGGTACTAGCAATGGGACCAATGGTATTCGGGATAACCTTATCAAGACCTATAGACCCTCATTTAAATCCAATTGGATTTGCAATTGTACAATTAGCATTAACCATTCCAGTGATTGTTACTGGGAAAGAATATTTCCAACAAGGTTTTAGAACCCTAATTAAGGGGCATCCTAATATGAACTCTTTAATCGGGTTAGGTACTGGAGCAGCCTTTGTATACAGTATTGGTGTAACGATCGGAATAATTCTAAATCCTTCACATGATTTGGCAATGATGCTTTACTTTGAATTAACAGCTATGCTAATTACGATGCACTCTCTAGGTCAATATCTTGAAGAGCGTTCTAAAGGACAAATGTCAGAAGCAATCAAAACGTTGATGAGTTTAGCAGCTAAAAAAGCTCGTGTTGTTTATAACGGAGAGGAGCGAGAAGTAGACATTGAGGAAGTAGTAGCTGGAGATATTATACGCGTACGTCCGGGAGAGAAAATGCCCGTAGATGGGCAAGTAATTAGTGGTAGAACAGCTGTGGACGAGTCTATGTTAACTGGTGAAAGTATCCCTGTTGAAAAAGGGGAGGGGGATGAAGTTGTTGGTGCTAGTATTAATCAAAATGGGTCAATTGATTATCGAGCAACAAAAGTAGGTAGCGATACAGCCTTAGCGCAAATCATTAAACTTGTTGAAGATGCTCAAGGATCAAAAGCGCCAATTGCTAAATTAGCGGATATTGTTACAAGATACTTCGTTCCGACAGTTATTGCTTTAGCTTTAGTCAGTAGTATACTTTGGTTTATATTCGGGCAATCCTTTATATTTTCACTTTCAATTGCAATTTCTGTTCTAGTTATTGCCTGTCCATGTGCATTAGGTTTAGCCACACCGACAGCAATTATGGTCGGGACTGGTAAAGGGGCTGAACACGGTGTTTTAATTAAAAGTGGAGAAGCTTTAGAAACGGTTCATGATGTTGATACGGTTATCTTTGATAAGACAGGTACTTTAACAAAAGGAGAACCTGAATTAACAGATATTGTTTTAAATAACAATAGTGAACTAACAGAAAGTGAAATTTTAAAAATTGCTGCTTCTGCAGAAAAGGGGAGTGAGCATTCACTAGCTAAAGCAATTGTAGGTGCTGCTAAAGAACAAAATATATCAATCATAGACTCAGAAGACTTCGAAGCTATTCCTGGACGTGGTATAAAAGCCAGCGTAGAAGGCAAACTCGTTTATTTTGGGAATAAAAAGTTAATGGAAGAAATAGGACTTGAAATAGGAGACTTATTATCTAAGTCAAATCAGTTAGCAGATGAAGGAAAAACACCAATGTATCTAGCTTATGAAGACAGTGTGTTAGCGATTATTGCTGTAGCAGATACATTAAAGGATACAAGTGTCGCAGCAATCAAAGAACTTCATAATAAAAATATTGAAGTTATCATGATTACTGGTGATAATGAACGAACAGCAAATGCAGTAGCCAAACTAGCAAATATTGATCGAGTTCTAAGTGAAGTACTTCCAGAAGATAAATCCAATGAAGTGAAAAAACTACAAGAAAAAGGTCAAAAAGTAGCGATGGTTGGAGATGGAATTAATGACGCACCTGCACTAGCTCAAGCGGATGTTGGAATTGCCATTGGTTCAGGAACAGACGTAGCTGTTGAGTCTGCAGATGTTGTTTTAATGAGAAGCGACGTACAAGAAGTAAATACAACGATTGAATTAAGTAAAGCGACCCTTAAAAATATTAAGCAAAATCTGTTTTGGGCATTCATCTATAACGTAGTAGGTATTCCGATTGCGATGGGGTTATTGTATATATTTGGTGGTCCTTTGATGAGCCCAATGTTTGCAGCATTCGCCATGACATTCAGCTCAATATCAGTCTTGTTGAATGCTTTGAGACTAAAGGGCTTCACTCCAAGTAAATTAAACTTATCGAAACAATCATAAATCAAGTGAAGATAGGAATAGTAAATAGAATAATAAATTAATTAAATTTATATAAAATAGGAGGAAGAAAATGTCTGAACCAATTTTGAAAGTAGAAAATTTGACAAAAACTTTTGGAAATTCAAAGGACAAAGGGGTTAAAGCTGTTAAAGGGATTAGTTTTGAAGTTAATAGAGGTGAAATATTTGGGTTTTTAGGACCTAATGGTGCTGGTAAAAGCACCTCAATTAATATGATTACTACACAATTGAGTGCAACAAAAGGAGACATATATATTGATGGAAAATCTATTATAAAAGATCCAGTCTCAGCAAGAAGTAAAATTGGTCTAGTTGCTCAACATAACAATTTAGATAGAGGACTAACTGCTAGAGAAAATTTAATTTATCATGCAAATTATTTTGGTGTAGATAAAGAAACTGCTAATAAACGAGCAGATATTTATCTTGAAAAATTTGGTTTAACTGATAGACAGCATGACTATGTTAAGACTTATTCAGGTGGAATGGCTCAACGATTAAAAATTGCTAGAGCACTTATGCATGAACCAGAAATCATCTTTTTAGATGAACCCACTACTGGATTAGATCCAGGATATCGTTCGATTTTATGGGAGCAAATTTTAGATTTGAATAAGAATGGGGCTACCATTTTTCTAACAACTCATTACATGGAAGAACCAGAGCAACTTTGTGATCGTATTGCTATTGTTAATGAAGGTGAACTCAAAGCAATTGGAACATTAAGTGAATTAAAAGAGTTAATTCCAAGTAATAGTATAATCAATATAGAAATGAGCGATATAAAACCTGAATGGGTTGATCAAGCAAAAGAAATGTCCGAAGTAAAAAATGCGGATATTCATGATGAACAACTACGTTTGTATATGGATAGTAGCCATCCAGATTTTAATAAAATTTTAGAATGGATTAATCAACTAGATGCGGAATTAAATACAATTAGTTTAACGACAAGTTCTCTTGATGATGTCTTTATTCATCTAACTGGAAAGGATGAAATTTAATATGGAAAACAGTCAGTCTTCAAAGTATATAACTATTAAAGCGATGATTAAACGAGATTTAGTAATTCAACTAAGAGATAAGTGGGAATTTGTATTCCGAGTAGCAATGTTACCCTTTATTCTTATTCTTATTTATGGATATGTACTTCCAAAGGTAGGAATTTTGCAAGAAGATTTTCCTAACCAAATGTTCCCTGGAATGGTAGGAATGAGTATTTTAGTAACTGGTATTCATGGAACTGCAGTGCCGTTAACAATGGATTTTAATATGTCAAGAGAAATTGAAGATCGTTTACAAGCACCTGTAAATGTAAGGACAGTTGCGTTAGTAAAAATGTTTGTAGGATTTCTTGAGTCTTGGATTGGTGGACTGATTGTATTACCAATTTCTTTACTCTTTATGTCAGAATTTCTAAATATAACAATGTCACTTAGAGAAGCAGTTTTACTACTTCCTGTTTTAATATTAGCAGGTATCTGTTCTGCCACTTTAGGGCTTTTAGTAGGGACAATCATTAAGCCAACACAAGTAGCCGCAATGTTTCCAGGGTTCTTAATGCCTTTAGTATTTACTGGAGCAATTTTCTTCTCATGGGATACATTGAGTGCAACACCCATCTTTCAGAAAATAGTATTAATAAACCCTCTTCTATACGTTAATGAAGCGTTAAGAGCAGTCTTAACGCCAGAGTTTAATCATATGCCACTATTATATAGCTTAATAGGTATAAGCGTAAGTATACTCGTAATGGGTTATTTTGGAGCAAAACGTTTCATTAAAATGACACAAGATAGATAGAAGTTAAAGCAGTGTATTTTGAGTTAATAAACTATAATTCTTATATAAGCTTCAAGTCATATCGACAAGGTAGGGGTCGCTGGTTCGAGCCCAGTAGGGACCATCATATTTGAAAAAGTCTTATAATCGTTGACCAATTGTTGGTTTACAAGATTATAAGGCTTTTTTTATTTCCTTAAGACTAGTTATTTTCTTATATAAAAGAATATATTTAGTAGTTACCCTGTACATTGCATGCGTATGATTATGTTTTTTTATCGTTTAGAATTAAAATGAACATATAAAGAGTTTGCAATTCATTATGTTATAGGAGGAATTAGAAATGATCGTATTAGCAATCGTTTTATTACTATTAGTGGGTGTCGTTGCATATTTAAATATAGCAGAAATGGTCATGATCGATCTTTATTTTACTAGTTTTAATATCCCAGTATGGTTGCTTATTGTCGGTACGCTTTTAATAGGTATGGTCATAGCCGGGTTGTTAGCAAGTTCTGTGATTGCACGTAACAAAAAAGTTTTAAAAGATAAAGAAGAAGAGATGGACCGAGCTGAGGCAGAAAGAAAAGAATCCGTTGATAAAGTGAAACAAGATGCAGAAACTCAGATCGAATTGCAGAAAAAAGAAGCTGAAATACAACGACTAAATGCAAAGTTATCTCAAGACCAAAGTAGCAATAGAGCTGTTCCAGTGAAGGAAACCAAGGCAGAAGTACCTGAAGATAATCATACTTGGGTAGAGGCGCGTGAAGAAGACCATCAAACTAGAACTAAAAAGAAGCCAAGATAACTAAAAAGATGGTTGGAGCAGTATAATAATAAGCTTATTTTTTTGCTTACTGTTTTTAAGTCTGCTCATTATCGCATCTCGACATTGATGGAGGTACTTTTTTGCTCTTAAGCTATTTAAAGGGAGGCACCATTGGTTCGATCCTGGTAAGTACTATTATAAGTAACGATTCAAAAAAGGCAGTAACGTTCTCATGGAGAAAACGTTACTGCCTTTTGATGTATAAACATTTTTTATAAGAAAAATTAATCGATGTCTAGTAAAAATACATATCTCGCTGAACCAGCGTCCCATTGTGCCAAAACCTCAAAGACAGCTTCTCCTTCTATCGAAGAAATATCGCCATCCCGAACACTTTCAACCGTTCCATCTTCATTCCAGATGTTTAATGTATAGTGTTTGGTTGTTCTTCAAAGTCTAGTTCAAGCGGTGTAGGAGCATCTATAGATGTAGGTTGGATCAGTTTGACGAGTTCTGGCGGGCTATCGCTATCGGCCTCTATTCCCTGACCATTTTCTATACTCCAACTGTATGTACCAAGTATCGGTTCAATAACTTCGTCTCCAGCATGAATGGTTAACTCTGGAGGCTTAATATCTGAGGAATCTAAAGAAACAAAGGATGAACTAGTCTCATTAACTTGCTCTGTGTTTTCGATTCCATTAACTTCTCCATTTGTATCGGAACAGCCACCGACCGCTAGAAAAACAGCGAGTGATAGTGTAGAAAATAACCATTTAATCTTCATAGTATGTATCTCCCTTCAATTATTTGAAATCATCAAGCGGTGCGAAATCATCAGTTTACAGACTGTTAACTGGGTATTATGTAATGTAACTATAGCATACTGGTTTTTAAAAATCCTAACTTTAATAGGTGAAATAAATGCAGATCATATGAGTTGTTAATGTAGCGTATCATTGTTATGTTTTTTGTAAGAGAGTATGAGAACCACTATGATTTGTACTAATTTTTTTTGTAGAGACATTCTATTTAGACGAAAGGAAGATTACTAGGTGAAAAAAGTGTTTTTGTTCAGTACATTGATACTATTATTATCAGCTTGCGGGAATAACGAAACAGCTGAAACCGATGAAACAAACGAATTAAAGAGTGAACAAACTTCTGAAATAACGGACTCAAATCAGACTCAAGAAGACGCTGATGTTGAGGAAACAGAAGCTGAGGAAGATTCTTCAGAAAACTCAGATAGTGATTTATCAGATGAATCAAACCAAGAAGATACGGAGATGACGGAAGAAGAGGCTAAAGAGAAAGTGATCGCTTATATAAACGAACAAAGTGGACCTACAGAAGCCGAGTCTTATAATTTCAATATAGTGGATGAGGGGGAGGTTTATACGGCTTCAATGTATACCTCTGTATCTACAGATGAAACAAAAGGGGCGCCAATCATTTCAATGCATGAAATCAATAAAACCACAGGTGAAGTAAAAAAAATTGAGGTAGGACCTTACGATCTGAATACAGCCACCAGTGAAATTGCCTCCATGAGTGAGGAAGAAAGAAAAGCACATCACCGAGAACTGGTTGCCGAAGGAGAAAGTATAGATGAAAGCGTCTTAGAACAGTTGATGCTTCCAGGTGTGCATAAGAATACTACGTTTTATGAAGGTAGGATAAATGCTGGAGATACTGTGGAACTTTCTCTTGCTACTGCGGATACACCACCGGAATATGAAAAGTTAGAGTTTTCTCCGGATATAGATACAGAAGGGTTCTTTACCATTAATCTCAGTCCATATGATTTAACCCATAAATCAGTTTTTCGTTTTTCTATTCAAGGAGACTACTCAAACGAGCAAATCTTTGATATTCCAATATTTGAAGCGCAAGAAGGAATGGAAAATATTGGAGTGAGAGAATAACAGCGTTAGTATATTTAGCTTTTCCTTTAAGAGTATTTCTATAAATCAGGTATATTAGGAGGTGATTCCATCTAGAAACCGTTGACGTTTCGTTTAATAAAATTATAGAATAGTACCCTAAAGCTTTTTAAGGGGGGAAACTGATGGAACGAGTCACGATTGTAGGACCTTCAGGTTCTGGAAAA
Coding sequences within:
- a CDS encoding heavy metal translocating P-type ATPase, which gives rise to MSSNVYPVEGMTCATCASTVERTAQKTVGVISANVNLASEKLNIKAEEGFDPQQLKKDVYLSGYTLVLPEMEKKVFALEGMTCASCASTIEKTVYKMDGVQEVNVNLASEKMTVGYNPLEVSVRDIEAEVSDAGYQARLKSEIQNPDQSKQDDNKESKEEHYKRIFWIELIFMIPLMVLAMGPMVFGITLSRPIDPHLNPIGFAIVQLALTIPVIVTGKEYFQQGFRTLIKGHPNMNSLIGLGTGAAFVYSIGVTIGIILNPSHDLAMMLYFELTAMLITMHSLGQYLEERSKGQMSEAIKTLMSLAAKKARVVYNGEEREVDIEEVVAGDIIRVRPGEKMPVDGQVISGRTAVDESMLTGESIPVEKGEGDEVVGASINQNGSIDYRATKVGSDTALAQIIKLVEDAQGSKAPIAKLADIVTRYFVPTVIALALVSSILWFIFGQSFIFSLSIAISVLVIACPCALGLATPTAIMVGTGKGAEHGVLIKSGEALETVHDVDTVIFDKTGTLTKGEPELTDIVLNNNSELTESEILKIAASAEKGSEHSLAKAIVGAAKEQNISIIDSEDFEAIPGRGIKASVEGKLVYFGNKKLMEEIGLEIGDLLSKSNQLADEGKTPMYLAYEDSVLAIIAVADTLKDTSVAAIKELHNKNIEVIMITGDNERTANAVAKLANIDRVLSEVLPEDKSNEVKKLQEKGQKVAMVGDGINDAPALAQADVGIAIGSGTDVAVESADVVLMRSDVQEVNTTIELSKATLKNIKQNLFWAFIYNVVGIPIAMGLLYIFGGPLMSPMFAAFAMTFSSISVLLNALRLKGFTPSKLNLSKQS
- a CDS encoding ABC transporter ATP-binding protein, which codes for MSEPILKVENLTKTFGNSKDKGVKAVKGISFEVNRGEIFGFLGPNGAGKSTSINMITTQLSATKGDIYIDGKSIIKDPVSARSKIGLVAQHNNLDRGLTARENLIYHANYFGVDKETANKRADIYLEKFGLTDRQHDYVKTYSGGMAQRLKIARALMHEPEIIFLDEPTTGLDPGYRSILWEQILDLNKNGATIFLTTHYMEEPEQLCDRIAIVNEGELKAIGTLSELKELIPSNSIINIEMSDIKPEWVDQAKEMSEVKNADIHDEQLRLYMDSSHPDFNKILEWINQLDAELNTISLTTSSLDDVFIHLTGKDEI
- a CDS encoding ABC transporter permease; translated protein: MENSQSSKYITIKAMIKRDLVIQLRDKWEFVFRVAMLPFILILIYGYVLPKVGILQEDFPNQMFPGMVGMSILVTGIHGTAVPLTMDFNMSREIEDRLQAPVNVRTVALVKMFVGFLESWIGGLIVLPISLLFMSEFLNITMSLREAVLLLPVLILAGICSATLGLLVGTIIKPTQVAAMFPGFLMPLVFTGAIFFSWDTLSATPIFQKIVLINPLLYVNEALRAVLTPEFNHMPLLYSLIGISVSILVMGYFGAKRFIKMTQDR
- a CDS encoding LapA family protein, producing MIVLAIVLLLLVGVVAYLNIAEMVMIDLYFTSFNIPVWLLIVGTLLIGMVIAGLLASSVIARNKKVLKDKEEEMDRAEAERKESVDKVKQDAETQIELQKKEAEIQRLNAKLSQDQSSNRAVPVKETKAEVPEDNHTWVEAREEDHQTRTKKKPR